The following proteins come from a genomic window of Kitasatospora sp. NBC_01246:
- the rplL gene encoding 50S ribosomal protein L7/L12 yields the protein MAKLTQDELLAQFEELTLIELAAFVKAFEEKFDVTAAAPVAVAAAGGAAPVEAVEEQDEFDVILDGAGDKKIQVIKEVRTLTSLGLKEAKDLVDTAGAKVLEKVAKDVAEKAKAALEAAGAKVTVK from the coding sequence ATGGCGAAGCTGACCCAGGACGAGCTGCTCGCGCAGTTCGAGGAGCTCACCCTCATCGAGCTCGCCGCCTTCGTGAAGGCGTTCGAGGAGAAGTTCGACGTCACCGCTGCCGCTCCGGTCGCCGTTGCCGCCGCCGGTGGCGCTGCCCCGGTCGAGGCTGTTGAGGAGCAGGACGAGTTCGACGTCATCCTCGACGGTGCCGGCGACAAGAAGATCCAGGTCATCAAGGAGGTGCGCACCCTGACCTCCCTCGGCCTGAAGGAGGCCAAGGACCTCGTTGACACCGCTGGTGCCAAGGTCCTGGAGAAGGTTGCCAAGGACGTTGCCGAGAAGGCCAAGGCTGCCCTCGAGGCCGCTGGCGCCAAGGTCACCGTCAAGTGA
- the rplJ gene encoding 50S ribosomal protein L10, with protein MARPDKAAAVAEITEQFRASSAAVLTEYRGLTVKQVKTLRRSLGDNAQYAVVKNTLTKIAANEAGITELDDLFAGPTAVAFVTGDPVESAKALRDFAKENPALIIKGGVLDGKALTADEIKKLADLESREVLLAKLAGALKGKQSQAAALFQALPSKLVRTVDALRDKVEQGGAGTPAPAAEDEATE; from the coding sequence ATGGCTAGGCCCGACAAGGCTGCCGCCGTCGCCGAGATCACGGAGCAGTTCCGTGCCTCGAGTGCGGCCGTGCTGACCGAGTACCGCGGTCTGACGGTGAAGCAGGTTAAGACCCTGCGTCGCTCGCTGGGTGACAACGCCCAGTACGCCGTGGTGAAGAACACGCTGACCAAGATTGCGGCCAATGAGGCCGGGATCACGGAGCTCGACGACCTGTTCGCCGGTCCGACGGCTGTCGCCTTCGTCACCGGTGACCCGGTGGAGTCGGCGAAGGCTCTGCGTGACTTCGCCAAGGAGAACCCCGCTCTCATCATCAAGGGCGGTGTCCTTGACGGTAAGGCGCTGACCGCCGATGAGATCAAGAAGCTCGCGGACCTCGAGTCCCGCGAGGTGCTGCTCGCCAAGCTGGCCGGCGCGCTGAAGGGCAAGCAGTCCCAGGCTGCCGCGCTCTTCCAGGCCCTGCCGTCGAAGCTCGTCCGCACTGTGGACGCGCTGCGCGACAAGGTCGAGCAGGGCGGTGCCGGTACGCCGGCTCCCGCCGCCGAGGACGAGGCCACGGAGTAA